A region from the Acyrthosiphon pisum isolate AL4f chromosome A1, pea_aphid_22Mar2018_4r6ur, whole genome shotgun sequence genome encodes:
- the LOC100161282 gene encoding feline leukemia virus subgroup C receptor-related protein 2 translates to MSGTTDNGVAGTHNVQPTITECKLYKRRWLMLVLFVLCSMINAVQWIQYSIISNVVIRFYNVSSFAVDFTSIVYMITYIPLIFPASWILEKKGLRVAMVAGSCGTMIGAWFKVASSSPDRFYMTMLGQTIAASSQVFILNLPARLAAVWFGPSEVSTACSIGVFGNQFGVALGFLLPPLLVQDTGDLYAISAGLSRMFYATAISSTLVFILIYYFVKPSPPLPPSLAQANQRSTSSNDPKNFVKSLWRLVYNYGFLLLLLSYGMNVGSFYAISTLLNQIILEHFPDNAVDAGRIGLTIVLAGMVGSVVCGFILDRTHLFKETTLVVYGCSLVGMVVYAFTLSCGHILVVYLSAILLGFFMNGYLAVGYELAAELTYPESEGTSSGMLNAVVQVFGIVFTLIYGCINNAAGDKKANLFLAGTLVLGTFLTAMIPSDLRRQAAQEKKSLVN, encoded by the exons ATGTCCGGCACGACGGATAACGGGGTCGCCGGGACTCATAACGTACAGCCGACTATCACAGAATGTAAACTTTACAAAAGACGATGGCTTATGTTGGTGCTATTTGTCCTGTGTTCGATGATCAACGCTGTACAATGGATACAGTACAGCATCATATCAAACGTGgttattagattttataatgTGTCAAGTTTTGCTGTGGATTTCACATCCATCGTATACATGATAACCTACATACCACTTATATTCCCGGCGTCGTGGATACTagaaaaaaag ggTCTTCGCGTGGCCATGGTAGCCGGCTCGTGCGGCACGATGATCGGTGCCTGGTTTAAAGTGGCGTCTTCCAGTCCGGACAGATTTTATATGACCATGTTGGGTCAAACGATTGCGGCTAGTTCGCAAGTTTTCATATTGAATTTGCCGGCACGTCTGGCAGCAGTGTGGTTTGGCCCGTCTGAAGTGTCTACGGCATGTTCGATCGGTGTGTTTGGAAATCAG TTCGGTGTAGCTCTGGGCTTCTTGTTGCCACCATTATTGGTTCAAGACACCGGCGATTTGTACGCCATATCCGCAGGCTTGTCACGAATGTTTTACGCCACAGCCATAAGTTCGACACTAgtgtttatactaatatactact TCGTCAAGCCATCCCCGCCATTACCACCGAGTTTGGCACAAGCGAATCAGAGGTCGACCAGTAGCAATGACCCGAAAAACTTTGTCAAGTCTTTGTGGAGACTAGTTTACAACTACGGATTCCTTTTGTTATTACTGTCATACGGCATGAATGTCGGTTCGTTTTATGCCATTTCCACGTTGCTAAACCAAATTATATTGGAACATTTTCCT GATAACGCGGTAGATGCTGGCAGAATAGGTCTAACGATCGTCCTTGCAGGAATGGTGGGTTCAGTGGTGTGTGGTTTTATTTTGGACAGAACGCATCTTTTCAA AGAAACGACTTTAGTGGTATATGGTTGTTCGTTGGTCGGCATGGTAGTCTACGCGTTCACATTGTCTTGCGGACACATATTAGTTGTGTACCTGTCAGCAATCCTACTTGG GTTTTTTATGAATGGTTATTTAGCGGTCGGGTACGAATTAGCAGCTGAACTGACCTACCCAGAGTCCGAAGGAACGTCCAGTGGAATGCTAAATGCAGTGGTACAAGTATTCGGCATCGTTTTCACCTTGATTTATGGATGTATAAATAATGCAGCTGGAGACAAGAAAGCCAATTTATTTTTAGCCGGAACACTCGTCTTAGGAACCTTTCTCACTGCCATGATACCATCTGACTTGCGGAGGCAAGCGGCTCAAGAAAAGAAATCAttggttaattaa